The window CTCTTCCCCACCCCTTCGAAAATAGAGGATCGAAAATCGAAATCAACCAGCATGACAGATTGCTGGCTGTCAGCTTACCCATAAAATTGCAAAATTGCCTGCCTAAACCAATCATTTCCTCAGGCTTGACGGCGGCCGTAAAACTGATAATATAGGGGTGAGGGAAATCCTATGCACCAGTTTCAGACAAAATACACCTTTGGCAGGCCAAGCATGGGAAGTGCTGTGAAGTATTTGCTCATTGCAAATGTTGCGCTTTTCTTCCTCGAACTCGTAACAGGGATGCGCATAATCAGGTGGCTGGGCCTGACTCCTGCATACATCTGGCACAGAGGATACATCTGGCAGTTGGTTACCTACATGTTCCTCCACGGGGGGACCTTTCACCTCGCCATAAACATGTTCGTGCTGTGGATGTTCGGGTCTGAATTGGAGAGAACGTGGGGCTCGAAGCAGTTTTTGAAGTACTACTTTCTCACTGGAGTGGGAGCGGGAATCCTATCGGTAATCGTGACCCCAAATTCAACGATACCGACAGTGGGAGCATCAGGTGCGATATTTGGCCTTCTTGTCGCCTATGCGATGATCTATCCCAACAGACTCATATATCTGTGGTTTTTCATTCCCATAAAAGCCAAATATCTTGCACTCATTCTTGGAGCTATTGAACTTCTCTCAACGCTTCAGCTTGCACGAGATGGAGTAGCCCACTGGGCACACCTGGGGGGTATGCTGGTGGGCTTCGCTTATCTCAAACTGTCCAGTTTTGCCAGGGGCGGATTTGCCAGAGTCGGAGGCAAAAGGATAAGAGTAGTAAGGCCCGAGCAATCAGCTTCGGAAGACCTTCAGCAGGAGGTCGACAGAATCCTGCACAAAATCTCACAGCTTGGAATAGACAGCCTCACCCCTGAAGAGAAGAATACCCTCGACCGGGCGAGTCGAATCTTTGGGAACCACTAACTTCCACCCCACGACCCTGATGCCCCCGAAAATAGAAATTCCGCCCAGCCATGCCCACACCCTCGAAAATAGAAAACAGACGACGTCTTCACATTTAGATTGCTTCTTCGCCCTAAAGGGCTCATCGCAATGACAGGAGGGAGCCGTCCTTCGTAACATTTAGATTGCTTCGTCGGTTCCCTCCTCGCAATGACAAGAGCGGTATTGTTCTCCGCAAAAGGCCAATCTAACCTTTGTACATCTCCACAAGCAGACTTTTGCCCAACGCTCCAAATCAACAAAAAGAAATGTCATTGCGAGCCAAAAAGACCCAGCCCGCACTTGGGCGGGATGAGGTATTTTTGGTCCTTCATCGGCGTGAGCCGATGGAGGAGAAGCAAAACGACGAAGCAATCTAAATGGGAAACAACTCGGGCGCGGGAACCCTCCTACGCTGAAGCTACGGAGGGCAGGCTCCTCCTTCGCCCGTCCTGGCTTCGGAGGAGGCCGTGGAACGCCCCGGGCACGCCGCGCCCCTACATAGGTAAGCTGAGAGCTGATACCTGACGACTGACAGCTTCATTGATCTTATGTCTGTTCAGACAGTATCGTTCCAAGCTTCTCGTACAGCAGTTCCAACCTCTTCCGCAGATCTTTATCCTCATAGACAAGCTCTCTGATGAGTCGTTCATTATGGAACCTTCCTGATCACATCGTGGAAATTGAAATGTAACCAAACGGACCAGGTGAGACGAAAAGTATACATCCCTAGATTGCACAACTCTGGTCTGGGGGAGCTACCAGGAGTCTTCTGCTTTGAGGTGATTTGCCCGCATTCACCTCCAGCGCACGCTACAAAATGCGACGCTTGACCGGGCATCGTGACATTCTCTGCATAAAGGAGCAGAGATACGCTCACAGAGCCAGGAGTGCAAGTTCCTTTATTATAGAAAGTTAACTTTACTGCAGATTTTTGAGCACGACGGCAAGGAATATGCACTAAGTTTTTGTGGTAAAATAGGTGCCGGCCAGAACGGATCAGGGGCAAAATGAGATGACCGATTCCGTAAATGTGATGAAAAGCTTAGAGGCCGAAGAGGAAGAGCTAGAAGCCCTGGAGCTCGAAACGGCCAAGAGAATACTCCTGAGCCTCTCCAAGGCCGTCACGAACATGAGATTCTACCTCCCGAACAATCCTCTGGTTTGCAGTTCAAAGTCTGAACTCTATCAGGAAATGACTAATCTCCTCAAACGCTGGCACACGGCGTCCTACGAAATCACAGATGAAGAAGTAACCTACAAGGGAACCCCAGTGTATCAAATCGAGGACAAGGCCAACAACTTCTTCTTCATTTTCTACAGGGACGGAGTTCGCCGAATCACATTTCACGAGGGTTTATCCTCTGAGGAACTGAATACTTTTCTTGAGATAATTCGCGAGGCAGTGAACAGCTCAGAGGAAGAGACAGACATTGTCAGCTTGCTGTGGAATGGAGGTTTCACAAGCATTGAGTACATTGCAATACAGACATTCACAGGAACAGACACAGGGAGCTCAGAAGCTCCAGACACGGGAGGGAAAGAGGGGACACCCATTAGTAAAGGACCCATCACAACCGGCAATGTGGCAGATTTGACAAATGAATCGCGTGTGGTGTCCCCTGAAACATCTGCCCGCGGACCAACAACTGAACAAGGGACTCCATACGGCACTAGTGCATCTGTTCTTGCCCAGTCAACTGCTCCTTCCCAATCTCACGTCCTGAACGCTGAAATGGGGAGGACCGACAAGGAGTTTCTCAAGACGATCACACCTGAAGAAATAAAGGAAAAGGTGCAGGTCCTAGCCCAGTTCTCCCCCATGGCAAGATTTGCGGGGGTTCTCTTTGACCTTCTCAATCTTGAAGAGGACATCCTAGAGAGGTCTCATCTGCTTAACCTCGTTCAGGATCATGTGAAGGATCTTGCCTTGCAACAGGAATTTGAGCACGCCTCAAAAACGATTAAGAAAATCGTGCGGATCCTCGAGGACTCTGCCTTCCAGAAAGGGCATTTTCACGAAATGCTCAGCTCCTTCCTGGAAAAGATCACGTCTATTGTTCAGTCCGGACCAATGAAAAAGAAAATCAGAGACGCGTTTCCGGAGAAGCCAACAGGGGTCCTCGATTTCCTTCAGGTTGTGGGGCCAGGCGCCATACCGGTCCTCTTAGAACTGGTACCTGTGGCTAAAGATGTGGACAGCAGGGCATCTCTCAGAAATGCTCTCTCTGCACTGGCCGTTCATCACATATCAAAACTGGCTGAAGCCGTTTCCAACCAGGACGCTCATGTTGCAAGAGAAGTGGTGGCCATAATAGGGCGAATTGGAGACCCCAAAGGTTCTCGCATATTGAAGTCATGTTTGAGACACCATGATGCTTCCGTAAGAGCTGAGGCTGTTCGTGCCCTCGGGCAGATAGGCGATTCTGACTCCACCAAGCTCATTCTAGAATTCCTGAAAGACCCAGACACTGAAGTAAGAATACTGGCAATAAAGACTCTTGACACTGCCAAAGACAAGTTGCTCAGACAGACCATTAGAGACATGGTTACGAGCAGGAGTTTCAGGTTCAGACCGACAAGAGAAAAGATCGCGCTCATAGACGCACTCAGGAGAGCCAAATCAGACGATGTAGTACCCGCATTCACAGGGTTCTTCAGAACCGGCTGGTTCAGAAAGATGGAAGACGACAGTGTGATGGTGGCTATGATAGGAGCACTAGCCTCAATAGGCACAAGAGCTGCAAGAAAGCTACTGGAGCAGGGAAGCAAATCGAGAAGAAAAACCATTGCTGTGGAAT is drawn from candidate division TA06 bacterium and contains these coding sequences:
- a CDS encoding rhomboid family intramembrane serine protease, producing MHQFQTKYTFGRPSMGSAVKYLLIANVALFFLELVTGMRIIRWLGLTPAYIWHRGYIWQLVTYMFLHGGTFHLAINMFVLWMFGSELERTWGSKQFLKYYFLTGVGAGILSVIVTPNSTIPTVGASGAIFGLLVAYAMIYPNRLIYLWFFIPIKAKYLALILGAIELLSTLQLARDGVAHWAHLGGMLVGFAYLKLSSFARGGFARVGGKRIRVVRPEQSASEDLQQEVDRILHKISQLGIDSLTPEEKNTLDRASRIFGNH